In the Psychromicrobium lacuslunae genome, GACCACATACGGGGCACCGAAGGTGTCAAGGGCCTCGGCTGCCTCTTCGGCGTTGGCAGCCACCTTGGCCATCGCGGTCGGCACTCCGGCGCCAGCCATCACCTGCTTGGCAAAGGCTTTCGAACCCTCTAAAGCCGCAGCAGCTTTGCTGGGGCCGAAGACCGCAAAACCTGCCTCACGAAGCCGATCTGACACCCCGGCGACCAGCGGCGCTTCGGGGCCAACCACCACGAGGTCCACCTCTAGCTTGTTTGCCAAGGCGGTGACGGCTTCGGGGTCGCTGGCGTTCAGCTGATGGGTGGGCACTAACGCAGCTATGCCAGCGTTACCGGGGGCTGCATGCACTTCGTGGACATAAGGATCGGCCAACAGGCCTCGGACAATGGCGTGTTCGCGGCCGCCGGGGCCAATGACAAGAACCTTCACAAAAGCCAAGCCTACCGATCAATTCGCGCTACTCCTCGCGCGTTACTGTCCAGATTTTTGCTTATTCCTTCGCCCAAAGCCCCTTAGCTGCACCGGAACCCTGGCTAACCGCGCTCTACTGCCTCGCTATTGGCGGATCTAAGCCGAATATGCGCAGTGAAGATATTGCGCCGAATATGGAGATAATGGAGGCGTGGTGCATACATTTTTGGCGCAGGACGCCGTTGAACTCGCCGTCGTCGAACGCAGTGGTTTTATTGAATCCCGGCATATTGGCTCCGCTGTATTGACCGCGCAAGACGGTTCAGTGGTTTTCAGCCTGGGCGATCCGATTGCTCCGATCTACCCACGTTCCACCCTCAAGCCCTTTCAAGCTCTCGCCTCAATGCAGGCCGGCGCGCCATTACGCGGCGCCCAGGCCGCAATTGCTAGTGGCAGCCACACCGGTTCTATTGAACACATGGACCTGGTCAAAGACATGCTGCAGAAAGCCGGTCTGCGGGAGACCGATTTGCTCTGCCCTGCGGCTTGGCCGCAAGATTCCGAGGCCTATCGCTGGATGGTGCGGGCCGAACGAGGCAAGACCCCGCTGGCGATGAACTGTTCGGGAAAGCACGCCGCTTTCCTCTGGGCCTGCGTCGAGAAAGGCTGGGATCTGAAAAGCTATCTGGACCCTCAGCACCCGCTGCAAAAGCTGGCCATCTCGCTCATCGAGGAATACTGCGGCGAGGCACCTGTGCACCTTGGCGTAGACGGCTGCGGCGCCCCAGTGGCCGCAATCTCGCTCACTGCGCTATCCCGTGGCTACGGCAAGCTGAGCCGCTCACCCGGCGATAAGAACGCCAATGCCCGCGCCGCTACCATCGCCACCTCGATGGTCGATTACCCCTGGGCTGTGCAGGGTCGTGGCAAGCCCAATAGCGTGGTGATGGAAGACCTCGGCGTGCTCACTAAGGGTGGCGCCGAAGGCGTTATCGCACTGGGCACCGAGACCGGCGTCGGAGTAGCAGTCAAGATTCTTGACGGCAATGAACGTGCCTCAACTTTGGTCGCTCTCACTTTGCTCGCGGCCTCTGGGGCCATTGATGTTCCCGGGGTGGCCACGGTGCTAAGCAAGGTGGTCGAACCGATTACCGGCGGTAATGGTGTGGTCGGCAGTCTGCGCCTGGGCGCCGCGGTTTCCGCGCTGCTGGACTGAGCTTCGGATGGTCGCCCGACGTCGGGTACCCGAAGCTGAGGGTCGAGCCGCGCTCGCTGCCTGGCGTTCCGGATCCCAGGAACGTAATATCACAGCGCTCGCGGTGCGGTTCTGCCTCGAGGAGATCACTGCTCGGGCACCAGGGAACTCGGTCGAAGTTCGAGTGCCACCGTTCGGCGTCACCCAATGCATTGCAGGTCCACGACACACTCGCGGCACCCCACCCAATGTGGTCGAAACAGACGCCAGCACCTGGCTCAAGCTGGTGCTGGGCCAGCAAGAGTGGGCCGATGCGGTGGCCCAAGGTGCGGTAGCGGCTTCCGGCACCCGGACAGATCTGGCCGAGTTATTGCCGCTTTTCCCGACGGCCTAAGCGCTGAGCGGCGGCAGCGGCGCTAACCGGTTCCCGACGCTACGCTTAGATGATGCGGATGCATGAGAACCAGCTGGAATTGACGCTGCCTATTGTTGCGAGACTGGTTTCCACGCAATTCCCGCAGTGGTCCGCACTGCCTCTCCAGCCAGTGATCTCGACCGGAACCGTTAATCAGCTGTTCCGGCTCGGCGAGAAATGGTTACTGAGATTTCCGCTAGAAGCTGGCGACGTGGAAAACAGCCTGCGCGAGCTACAGGCGGAATTTCGTTCCGCAGAGTTTCTGCTCGGCAAGGTGCCGCTGAAGACTCCGGAGCCCGTCGCCATCGCTGAACCCGGCCCAGGCTTTCCCCTGCCCTGGTCGATTTACCGCTGGATTCCGGGTCAGGTCGTGCATCAGAACGAAGTGACCGATCAACTGGATCTCGCCGTTCGATTAGCCGGTTTCGTTACCGCGCTACGGTCCTTGGATACCGCTGGCCGCAGCTTCAGTGGTTCCGGTCGTGGTGGCTCGCTTACCAGTCAGGACGAGTACGTGGCCGAAGCGCTCGCTCGGAATCGCGGTCTGATTGATATTGATCGGCTCGGCGCGCTCTGGCAGCGGCTCCGAAAGGCTCCCCGCCCAGATGGCTCCGATCGCTGGACTCACGGCGACCTGATGCCCGGTAATCTGTTGCTCCAAGACGAGCGACTATCGGCAGTTATCGATGTTGCCACTTTGAGCCCGGCAGATCCGGCGCTCGATCTAATGCCAGCCTGGAATCTTCTCGACCCCGCTTCCCGCGAGGTTTACCGGAGCGAATTGGGCTGTTCCGACGCCGAATGGCAACGCGGCAAAGCCTGGGCGCTGGCTCAGGCGGTGGGCTGCCTTTACTACTATCGGGTTTCCAATCCGGCGATGTCCCAAACCGCTGAGCGAACCCTCTTGGCACTGCTGGACGACGAGTAGCACCAGCACCAGCACCAGCACCAGCACCAGCACCAGCACCAGCACCAGATTAGGCCGCTAAAGTGGTGCTGGAATAGCAGCTGCACCACTTTAACGACTCAATGTAGTGCAGCTGTTTAAGTCAGCTTCCGGCAATCCAAGCGAATAAAACTCCGCTGGCTCGCCCAAAAGCTCGCCCAAAAAGCTTGCCCTAAGACTAAAGCGGTGCTCACAGCAGAGTTTTGCCAGATACCCTAGACGGATGAGTGAAACACCCTCCAGCCCGGAGCCCACATCCGATCAGGAGAATCTGAAAGTCTCGGTGCGTCGTGCGCCAAAATATGTACCCTTCTTGGTAGCTGGCGGCGTAGTTGGGCTGATCGCCACCGTCATCGTGGCCTTTGCGGTGCCCAATGACCAATATGACAAGGGCACGATCTTCGGTTTTTTCCTGGTTCTGATCGCCTTAGTCGGGGTCGGGCTCGGTGGCGTTGTAGCGCTGATTTTCGATTTCTTCGGCCGTCGCCGAGCGCGCCAAGCCGTAGTTGAAGAGACCACAGAACTACCTTCCGAAGAAAACTAGAACTCGGCGGCCCAAAAATAGCTTAGAATGGCTTAGTGGCACGCGGCGATGGCAAACTTTCCCACGATCTTCTCACCGGCGAAAAAGGCCCCCAAGATGCATGTGGCGTCTTCGGCGTCTGGGCTCCCGGTGAAGAGGTAGCAAAGCTGACCTATTACGGTCTTTATGCGCTGCAACATCGCGGCCAAGAATCCGCTGGCATTGCGACCAGCGATGGCAAAAGAATCAACGTCTACAAGGACATGGGCTTGGTTTCCCAGGTCTTCGACGAAACCACACTGAACACCCTGCTCGGGCATATGGCAGTGGGACACTGTCGCTATTCCACCACTGGCTCCTCCACTTGGGCCAATGCCCAACCGACGCTCGGGGCCACGGT is a window encoding:
- a CDS encoding aminoglycoside phosphotransferase family protein, coding for MHENQLELTLPIVARLVSTQFPQWSALPLQPVISTGTVNQLFRLGEKWLLRFPLEAGDVENSLRELQAEFRSAEFLLGKVPLKTPEPVAIAEPGPGFPLPWSIYRWIPGQVVHQNEVTDQLDLAVRLAGFVTALRSLDTAGRSFSGSGRGGSLTSQDEYVAEALARNRGLIDIDRLGALWQRLRKAPRPDGSDRWTHGDLMPGNLLLQDERLSAVIDVATLSPADPALDLMPAWNLLDPASREVYRSELGCSDAEWQRGKAWALAQAVGCLYYYRVSNPAMSQTAERTLLALLDDE
- a CDS encoding asparaginase, which codes for MVHTFLAQDAVELAVVERSGFIESRHIGSAVLTAQDGSVVFSLGDPIAPIYPRSTLKPFQALASMQAGAPLRGAQAAIASGSHTGSIEHMDLVKDMLQKAGLRETDLLCPAAWPQDSEAYRWMVRAERGKTPLAMNCSGKHAAFLWACVEKGWDLKSYLDPQHPLQKLAISLIEEYCGEAPVHLGVDGCGAPVAAISLTALSRGYGKLSRSPGDKNANARAATIATSMVDYPWAVQGRGKPNSVVMEDLGVLTKGGAEGVIALGTETGVGVAVKILDGNERASTLVALTLLAASGAIDVPGVATVLSKVVEPITGGNGVVGSLRLGAAVSALLD
- a CDS encoding sterol carrier family protein, which translates into the protein MVARRRVPEAEGRAALAAWRSGSQERNITALAVRFCLEEITARAPGNSVEVRVPPFGVTQCIAGPRHTRGTPPNVVETDASTWLKLVLGQQEWADAVAQGAVAASGTRTDLAELLPLFPTA